The Oryctolagus cuniculus chromosome 12, mOryCun1.1, whole genome shotgun sequence genomic interval GTGGCCCTCAGACCTCGTGAGCCCTGGGTAAATTCTGCGTGGGATGGCAGACTCTAGCTGGTCACCTTCATGTCCACCTGGCGTTCAGTACCATAGGCTCAGGATGAGTGAGGAGAGTTTAATGACCCATCCATCACTTTGGGGGGGCCTACCTGCAGGTGTGGATGACTAGTCTGACCCTCTATGGCTTATAATTACAGGACCACCAGTTTTCTGGGTCAGTCCATATCCTTGCCTCTTCCCCTGCCAACTGAGTAGAAAAGAGGCTTTCTAAGTAATAACTCTGCAGCAAATCCAGGTCAGGAGGGGTGGTAAGGCAGGTCTGTCCACCCTGCCAACTCCCACCTTGTTGAAGAAACTGACTTTGAaattcttgacaggcagagtggacagtgagagagagagacagagagaaaggtcttccttttgccgttggttcaccctccaatggccgctacggccggcgcgctgatccgaagccaggagccaggtgcttctcctggtctcccatggggtgcagggcccaagcacttgggccatcctccactgcactcccgggccacagagctggcctggaagaggggcaactgggacagaacccggtgtgctggtgctgcaggcggaggattagcctattgagccgcggcgccagccgcgtTTTCACTTTGAACGGAGCCCAGAATATCATGCAACCAATCCTGATATGGGCTTGAGTAACACTGATTTTCACTCTAGCCTCTTTTCTTGCACAAAGGCAAGCTTCTAAGTGCAGACAGAGGTAacaaaatttattgaaaagatgagaaaatgaacACACATACAATGTGAGCATGGGTTGTCCCACAAGAAGAAATACTGGtcatgagtgggcagtgggccaaGGGTTGTCCAAaaggagcaggagaggcagagagcacctGGCAGCACTTCTAGCCGTGAAAGAGAGCTCctcccccagtgctggcccctttttgaGGGGGTGGGGCCTCTACAGGTGTGGAGCCACGGGGAGTTATATGGAACCTCCGCAAGTCCCACGTGGAGCTTAATTCCAGATTTTCATAACGTGCCCCCTTGGGTCCTGGTGAAGCATAGGTACCCTGGAAAGAGGCGGCAGCAGAAGGCTGGAACTGCACATGGGGGCTtgcagcagctcccagctcctcagATCTGAActccctggctgcctggcccGCATCAGAGCCACCACAGAAACAGCAGAACTAGGTTCAATCCCAGTCTGAAGGACTCAGATCCATGTGGCTACTTCATATCCAGAGAGGTTCTTGGTTCCCTGAGGCCgtgcagtggggctggggtctgtggCCCCTCAGACGCACGTAGGACATCCTCCACAAGCAGGCCGCCGGCTGGAAAGCTGTCTCCACACCGACTGGCATCTCTCCCACTGATAGCTTCTGTGCTGCGTGTGTGACCTCACGGCCTTAAATCACACCTGGGTGGGtgcaatcttccacccagagctggcagaggagggggctctcCCTGGGGAGAGTGGGACTGGCTCCAGGAGACCCACCTCCAGGTGGCTGCCATCTTtgacccagagctggcaggggagggggctgggccctAAGGACACAGACACCTCCAGGAAATCCCCACGTCCACCCGCTacctccatgagccccaagccaatccaCATGCGTGTGAGAAACCCcgtccaatgggcacccccacCCAGTGAGCACAGTGACGCCTTAGACACCGGGACACCTCCTCAGAGCCCGCGTCCCCCTCGGGCTCTCCGCCTGGGCTCCTCTCAGGCCGGACGCATTCTCTGTCGCCTACCAATCAAATAAGTTTCTCTTCTGTCCAacaagtttctgcctctttgcagattgtttcctggctttttatttatttatttatttatttatttttccaccgTTTATCGTTTATTTGCCACGATGCGCCACGCCCTGTTCGCTCAGAAGTTCTGCGAGACGATGCCGTGGGACTTGGCCAGCCGGAGAATGGAGTCGTCTGACTCCCCCATCCTGTGGATGGCGCCGCAGATCGCGTACGTCTTGAACTGCCCGTTAAACCTGCCCGTGACCTTGTCGACCTCGGCCACGTTCATCTGGATGGACGCGTGGTCCTTGGCCCCGATGATGCGGTTGCTGGCGGAGCATTTCCGCGGCACGTACAGGTCCACGAACTCGCCGGCGTTGTTCTGCATGTCGAAGCCGCACCTGCTACCGCCGGGAGCGCGAGGCAGaaagaaaagctcctggctttttatttccatactaagctgaggaaaagaacccaggaATCTCACTCCGGCAACCGTCCTCCCCTCCGTGACCGGTAACAagccctccttcccctcttctcctTGAAGTGTCTGGGGATGCTGGGGCAGAGATTGGAGAGGGCATCTTCGCAGAGCTGGGCGGGGCACTGACCATATAATAGATTACTTCCTCTCCCCGGGTCTGCCATCAGGGGTGCGCTTTCATTTCCACCACCCCAGTGCTCTTGTCTGTCTGTGTGCAGCTGTATTGGATGCCTCACTTGCCCAACTCCTAGCGTCAGCAGtagaccaccccccccccttccccagTGGCTGAGGAGGAGTTCCCCTCACTAAGAATGCAATCTGCATCCCGGCGAGTGGTAATTTCGGCTTCAGCTGCCTCTTTGTGTGTGTTGCCGAGAGCAGGGATTAAGgagtctggcctggcctgggacttttcttctttctggcaagccccagggactgggggtggggtaggTGAAGAAACTGCTCCGTGTCACACATTGCAGGGCCCTTAGGGgatgttttcttttcctactcAAGGGTCAGGCAGTGCTACCTCTGAGCATGGATGCTGTCCGCCTCATGGACACGTGAAAGGGTCCACTTCATCTAGCACGAGCTTCCCTACAGCTCTCGCACGTGGCCAGAACTCCTTTGGCCAAAGACCAGCACACGTATGGCAGGAGCCCTCCAGGCGTGAATCTGGAtttcagacccagaaagacaaatacaaataCTTATGTTACAAGCATGAGTATCTTCACTTTATTCCAAGTTCCTTCCCCatagagataagaattcaaagcagagacacacagcacacaggtgAGAGCAGGGGGCCTGCAttatggctcagcaggtaaagccacagctccatttctgacccagctccctgctcgtggcctgggacagcatgggaggatgcccaagtgtttaggcccctgcacccatgtgggagacccagaagaagctcctggcttcggcttggcccagtcctggctgttgtggccacctggggagtgagccagcaaatggaagatctttctccctccctttctctcccactctctctgttactctttcaaatacataaataaatcttaaaaaaaaaaaaaaaaaaggtgagagcaggtaaagagagagtgagtgtgcaTTTAGGTGAGTGTGGGCCGACCCACACAGAGCTGGCGTTCGGGGGTGAGCCAGAGATTTGCCTATGAGGAAAGAGCACgggaggaggctggagaaggGCCCACAGATGAGGTCCCGAAACCAAAAGCAAAAGGTGCCCCGCTCACCCGTGAGGCAGGGGATGAGGCGGGGTGGAACAAGATGGAGTCTGGTGTTCTGGGGGCTTCACTTCCTTCAGGTGGAGTTTACCTTCCATGCAGCCGTCAGtgtgtctcctccttcctggtctcgGATGAGGCACAAGTGCATTATGGGAAAGTGGCTGTACTATATTGACAGGTATAATGCAGTGCTGCACAGAAACTGAAACAATGCTCCCAACTTCATTTGTTCCTACCTGACTCCCTGCCGAGCTCCTCTCCTGAGGAAGGCGTCGACTTCTGGCTCAAGGCTCATGTTCTCAGCATTTTCCTCTCTTAAGGGTATGGATACTTGGAGAGTAAGGGCCAGAAAGGAACAAGGCTGAGGACTGGGCTGCCTCCTCTGGCCTGGTGAGCAGAGGTTAGCAACAGGCTCAAGGAGGAGGCAGTGCTGGgtgaggggcctgggggcctCCGGCTCTGCTGAGAGCTGGAGAGTGAAACAAGATTCACCACAAACCACTgccaggaaaacaaaaaaaaacaaaaacaaattttcctCCACCCTCTTAGGTTCAGTGCCTGAGGATCtgcaaattaaatggaaaaaaagattAGCAAGAGAAAAAAGTTTCTTCATGCATCTGATGACGCACGCGCACGCAGCGCACTCAGACGTGAGTAACCCAGGGGGTGCTAAGGGTCTGGAGCACACTGGCTGCGGCTTCGCTGTGTCCTCCCCAAAGTGTTATTGGGAGCTTAGATCCCCAGTGCAACAGTGCTGGCAGGTGGTGCCTAATAGGAAGTGTTTAGGTCACGAGGTCTGCACCTTCACCTATGCATGGGTGCTGGTTGT includes:
- the LOC100342677 gene encoding small ribosomal subunit protein eS21, which gives rise to MQNNAGEFVDLYVPRKCSASNRIIGAKDHASIQMNVAEVDKVTGRFNGQFKTYAICGAIHRMGESDDSILRLAKSHGIVSQNF